Proteins from a single region of Corylus avellana chromosome ca11, CavTom2PMs-1.0:
- the LOC132165293 gene encoding serine/threonine-protein kinase RIPK-like, with translation MIVKKIKWSSILPSCYKPVHPSKTKKVCAKQTSFQRISISDLSYPSSTLSEDLSLSLAGSNLHVFTLAELKVITQSFSSSNFLGEGGFGPVHKGFIDDKLRPGLKAQPVAVKLLDLDGSQGHREWLTEVIFLGQLRHPHLVKLIGYCCEEEHRLLVYEYMPRGSLENQLFRRYTVSLPWSSRMKIALGAAKGLAFLHDAEKPVIYRDFKASNILLDSDYTPKLSDFGLAKDGPEGDDTHVSTRVMGTQGYAAPEYIMTGHLTAMSDVYSFGVVLLEILTGRRSVDKSRPSREQNLVEWARPMLNEPRKLSRILDPRMEGQYSEVGARKAAALAYQCLSHRPKQRPTMSTVVKTLEPLKDFDDIPIGPFVYTVPAEKDLNKEDAKDGQGQKEQRKDSQRKENGGHHHHHHHHHGHQRHQPRTPKSPNSFSDTALRQNCRNGMQSPLSQMGRATA, from the exons ATGATTGTCAAGAAAATCAAATGGAGCTCAATATTACCAAGCTGTTACAAGCCTGTTCACCCGTCCAAAACCAAGAAAGTGTGCGCCAAACAAACTTCATTTCAGAGGATTTCAATATCTGATCTGAGTTACCCGAGCTCGACTCTTTCAGAAGACCTTTCCTTATCTCTGGCAGGATCAAATCTGCATGTTTTTACCCTTGCGGAGCTCAAGGTCATCACGCAGAGCTTCTCCTCGTCTAACTTTCTTGGTGAAGGTGGGTTCGGACCCGTTCACAAGGGGTTCATTGATGACAAGCTTAGGCCTGGTCTAAAGGCTCAGCCGGTTGCTGTCAAGCTTTTGGATTTGGATGGCTCGCAGGGCCATAGGGAGTGGTTG ACAGAAGTTATCTTTCTTGGGCAATTGAGGCATCCACACCTTGTGAAGCTGATAGGGTATTGCTGTGAAGAAGAACATAGGCTTCTAGTTTATGAGTACATGCCAAGAGGCAGCTTAGAGAATCAGCTATTCAGAA GATATACAGTATCCCTCCCATGGTCATCAAGAATGAAAATTGCTCTTGGAGCAGCCAAGGGTCTTGCTTTCCTTCATGATGCAGAAAAACCAGTTATCTATCGAGATTTTAAGGCATCAAACATCTTGTTAGACTCG GATTACACTCCCAAACTCTCAGATTTTGGGCTCGCAAAAGATGGCCCGGAAGGAGATGATACACACGTTTCCACACGTGTCATGGGCACCCAAGGCTATGCTGCTCCCGAATACATCATGACTG GTCACTTGACAGCGATGAGCGATGTGTATAGCTTTGGAGTGGTACTATTGGAGATTCTGACAGGGAGAAGGTCGGTGGACAAGAGCCGTCCAAGCAGAGAGCAGAATCTGGTAGAGTGGGCAAGACCAATGTTGAATGAGCCCCGGAAACTTAGCCGGATCCTGGACCCGAGAATGGAAGGCCAATACTCTGAAGTAGGGGCTCGGAAGGCGGCTGCACTGGCATATCAATGCCTGAGCCACCGGCCGAAGCAGAGACCAACAATGAGCACGGTTGTCAAGACTTTGGAGCCGCTCAAGGACTTTGACGACATTCCCATTGGCCCATTTGTGTACACGGTTCCAGCTGAAAAAGATTTGAACAAGGAAGATGCCAAAGACGGACAAGGACAAAAGGAACAGAGAAAAGATTCCCAAAGGAAAGAGAATGGCggtcaccaccaccaccaccaccaccatcatgGACATCAAAGGCATCAACCCAGAACGCCAAAGTCACCCAACTCTTTCTCCGACACTGCTCTACGCCAAAACTGTAGAAATGGGATGCAATCTCCGTTGAGCCAGATGGGCAGGGCAACTGCATAG